The proteins below come from a single Bombus pyrosoma isolate SC7728 linkage group LG10, ASM1482585v1, whole genome shotgun sequence genomic window:
- the LOC122572211 gene encoding glycosylphosphatidylinositol anchor attachment 1 protein isoform X2, producing MQPEVELTMGLLTDPTAGSGKIIKFLLKRERPLCFLLYISGIVWILLLALPIFNDRLVTKESNLAQTAKQYYIHLIHEMKRYPDVMPYAWLAAKLNQLHLDVFTHNFTLVYPFQEQQFTGQNIYGIMRAPRAASTEAIVVSVPFRPINSIYLDTAPSIALLLAFAKFCRKQKYWAKDIVFLITEHEQLGIQAWLDAYHGVTSGNEGILVSGDLPGRAGSIQTAINLELHSMKITSIDVKVEGLNGRLPNLDLFNLAQNMIAKEGIRQSFQRRFDVKYKNKFNYWWYHFNTLLMMITSQATGIPTGNHGLFHRFGIEAITLEGFEKPGQQNSNGNFYQIGRIVESIVRSLNNLLERFHQSYFFYLLPSTDTYISIGLYIRSLVLIIAGIFVKAFSIWQRLQVSTSVENKKNTVIKQSKDDGFDIGVIMSEILWSHICGVVIATSPFPLTYFGKKVNSHTEDSIYFGFVAITILTLIWPFYSRRQMKYKNAALVCVIALVELGTVLMCIAMHNFSLALLTAVIYVPFVFVLPITPKQNLTKSRKMLSFMWVFLHPFMIASLFIMCYTYMYFFSDSLPSILFRGYRATKQAFVFSIMDSMIYGNWLYNVTVSTMFPIWFIFWNILCFNIV from the exons ATGCAGCCAGAGGTAGAACTGACAATGGGGTTATTAACGGATCCTACGGCAGGAtctggaaaaataataaaatttttattgaaacgagAACGACCACTTTGTTTCTTGTTATATATTAGCGGCATTGTTTGGATATTACTTCTTGCTTTACCCATATTCAACGATA GATTGGTTACGAAAGAAAGTAACTTGGCGCAAACAGCAAAACAGTATTATATACATCTAATCCatgaaatgaaacgatatCCCGATGTAATGCCATATGCTTGGTTAGCTGCTAAATTAAATCAGCTTCATTTGGATGTTTTTACACATAATTTCACATTAGTATATCCTTTTCAAGAACAACAG TTTACAGGCCAAaatatatatggtattatgagaGCTCCAAGAGCAGCTAGTACAGAAGCAATTGTAGTTAGCGTCCCTTTTAGACCAATTAACAGTATTTATTTGGATACTGCACCTTCTATTGCTCTTCTTCTTGCATTTGCTAAATTTTGTAGAA AACAGAAATACTGGGCAAAGGATATTGTATTCCTAATAACAGAACATGAACAATTAGGAATACAAGCGTGGTTGGATGCATATCATGGAGTTACTAGTGGTAACGAAGGTATACTTGTATCTGGAGATCTTCCTGGTCGTGCTGGCTCCATTCAAACTGCTATTAATTTGGAATTACATTCAATGAAGATTACATCTATTGATGTTAAA GTAGAAGGATTAAATGGTCGATTACCCAATTTAGATCTTTTTAATTTGGCACAAAATATGATAGCCAAGGAAGGAATTCGACAATCATTTCAAAGACGTTTtgatgttaaatataaaaataaatttaactatTGGTGGTATCATTTCAATACACTTCTGATGATGATTACAAGTCAAGCTACTGGAATTCCAACAGGAAATCATGGACTTTTCCATAG GTTCGGTATTGAAGCGATTACTTTGGAAGGTTTTGAAAAGCCTGGTCAACAAAATtctaatggaaatttttatcaaattggTCGTATTGTAGAAAGTATAGTAcgatcgttaaataatttattagaacgTTTTCAtcaatcttattttttttatctgcTTCCATCAACAGATACTTATATTTCTATTG gacTTTATATAAGATCTTTAGTCTTAATTATTGCTGGGATATTTGTAAAAGCATTTTCTATTTGGCAAAGGCTTCAAGTATCCACTTCtgtagaaaataagaaaaataccGTTATTAAACAGTCAAAG GATGATGGATTTGACATTGGCGTTATTATGTCAGAAATATTATGGAGCCATATTTGTGGTGTTGTAATTGCAACATCCCCATTCCCACTTACTTATTTTGgtaaaaaagtaaattctCATACAGAAGACTCTATATATTTTGGTTTTGTTGCAATAACTATCTTAACATTAATATGGCCATTTTATTCTAGAAG gcaaatgaaatataaaaatgcagcTTTAGTTTGTGTGATTGCACTAGTAGAGTTGGGTACTGTATTAATGTGCATAGCAAtgcataatttttctttggCACTTCTGACTGCTGTAATTTATGTACCTTTTGTATTTGTTCTACCAATAACACCAAAACAAAATCTCACCAA ATCACGCAAAATGCTTTCTTTTATGTGGGTTTTTCTACATCCATTTATGATTGCAAGTTTATTCATAATGTGTTACACATACATGTACTTTTTTTCTGATTCCCTCCcctcaattttatttcgaggATATCGTGCTACAAAGCAAGCATTTGTTTTTAGTATCATGGATTCAATGATTTATGGGAATTGgttatataatgtaacagTTTCCACAATGTTTCCTATTTGGTTTATATTTTGGaacattttatgttttaatatagTATGA
- the LOC122572215 gene encoding pleiotropic regulator 1: protein MDVQRHSVHTLVFRSLKRTHDMFLLNQGTLPPVDPNLQKMKKSVKAKDSYGPVLARVKTNNIMKIQNENENTDPPPPGDESFGGNNNVAVVPYNPIQNNNMVVTTQTNSGGNSVNMSLIIPQKKTPSMVKPKWHAPWKLYRVISGHLGWVRCCAIEPGNEWFATGSADRVIKIWDLATGKLKVSLTGHISSVRGLAFSQRHPYLFSCGEDRQVKCWDLEYNKVIRHYHGHLSAVYSMALHPSIDVLVTAGRDSTARVWDMRTKANVHTLVGHTNTVASVICQTAEPQIVTGSHDCTIRLWDLAAGRSRATLTNHKKSIRAVTFHPSLYMFASASPDNIKQWKCPEGKFIQNLSGHNAIVNCLAVNADGVLVSGADNGTMHLWDWRTGYNFQRLQAPVQPGSMDSEAGVFSITFDMSGTRMITTEADKTIKVYKEDDTATEETHPVNWRPDIIKRRKY from the exons atg GATGTACAAAGGCATTCTGTACACACTCTTGTATTTCGATCTTTAAAGAGAACACATgatatgtttttattaaatcaaggTACTTTACCACCTGTGGATCCTAACtt acaaaaaatgaaaaaatctgTAAAAGCAAAAGACTCTTATGGTCCTGTATTGGCACGTGTCAAAACTaacaatataatgaaaatacaaaatgaaaatgaaaatacagatCCTCCTCCACCAGGcg ATGAATCTTTTGgaggaaataataatgttGCAGTTGTTCCTTATAATCCTATACAAAACAACAATATGGTAGTAACAACGCAAACAAATTCAGGAGGAAATTCAGTTAATATGTCATTAATCATACCACAGAAGAAGACACCATCTATGGTAAAACCTAAGTGGCATGCACCATGGAAATTATATAGGGTTATTAGTGGTCATCTTGGTTGGGTAAGGTGTTGTGCTATTGAACCAGGAAATGAATGGTTTGCAACAGGATCTGCAGACAGAGTGATTAAA atatGGGATCTTGCAACTGGtaaattgaaagtttctttGACTGGTCACATAAGCAGTGTTCGTGGACTTGCATTTTCTCAAAGACAcccatatttattttcttgtggAGAAGATCGGCAAGTGAAGTGTTGGGATCTTGAGTACAACAAG GTTATAAGACATTATCATGGACATTTATCAGCTGTATATTCCATGGCATTACATCCTAGTATTGATGTATTAGTAACTGCAGGTAGAGATTCTACTGCAAGAGTGTGGGATATGCGGACCAAAGCAAATGTACATACACTTGTTGGTCACACTAACACAGTTGCTAGTGTAATTTGTCAAACAGCTGAACCACAG ATTGTCACTGGAAGTCACGATTGCACTATACGATTATGGGATTTAGCTGCTGGAAGATCTAGAGCTACTTTAACAAATCACAAGAAAAGTATAAGAGCTGTGACTTTTCATCCATCACT ATATATGTTTGCATCAGCATCTCCAGATAATATTAAGCAATGGAAATGTCCAGAAGGAAAATTCATTCAGAATTTATCTGGTCATAATGCAATAGTTAATTGTTTAGCTGTTAATGCTGATGGCGTATTAGTTTCTGGAGCAGATAATGGTACTATGCATCTTTGGGACTGGAGAACAgg GTATAATTTCCAACGTTTACAAGCACCCGTTCAACCGGGCTCAATGGATAGTGAAGCTGGAGTATTTAGTATTACATTTGACATGTCTGGTACTCGCATGATTACAACAGAAGCAGATAAAACAATCAAAGTATATAAAGAAGATGATACTGCT actGAAGAGACGCATCCTGTAAATTGGAGACCAGATATAATAAAGCGGAGAAAATATTAA
- the LOC122572211 gene encoding glycosylphosphatidylinositol anchor attachment 1 protein isoform X1, which yields MQPEVELTMGLLTDPTAGSGKIIKFLLKRERPLCFLLYISGIVWILLLALPIFNDNTYFSENALLPGLVTKESNLAQTAKQYYIHLIHEMKRYPDVMPYAWLAAKLNQLHLDVFTHNFTLVYPFQEQQFTGQNIYGIMRAPRAASTEAIVVSVPFRPINSIYLDTAPSIALLLAFAKFCRKQKYWAKDIVFLITEHEQLGIQAWLDAYHGVTSGNEGILVSGDLPGRAGSIQTAINLELHSMKITSIDVKVEGLNGRLPNLDLFNLAQNMIAKEGIRQSFQRRFDVKYKNKFNYWWYHFNTLLMMITSQATGIPTGNHGLFHRFGIEAITLEGFEKPGQQNSNGNFYQIGRIVESIVRSLNNLLERFHQSYFFYLLPSTDTYISIGLYIRSLVLIIAGIFVKAFSIWQRLQVSTSVENKKNTVIKQSKDDGFDIGVIMSEILWSHICGVVIATSPFPLTYFGKKVNSHTEDSIYFGFVAITILTLIWPFYSRRQMKYKNAALVCVIALVELGTVLMCIAMHNFSLALLTAVIYVPFVFVLPITPKQNLTKSRKMLSFMWVFLHPFMIASLFIMCYTYMYFFSDSLPSILFRGYRATKQAFVFSIMDSMIYGNWLYNVTVSTMFPIWFIFWNILCFNIV from the exons ATGCAGCCAGAGGTAGAACTGACAATGGGGTTATTAACGGATCCTACGGCAGGAtctggaaaaataataaaatttttattgaaacgagAACGACCACTTTGTTTCTTGTTATATATTAGCGGCATTGTTTGGATATTACTTCTTGCTTTACCCATATTCAACGATA ATACCTATTTCTCTGAAAATGCTTTATTGCCAGGATTGGTTACGAAAGAAAGTAACTTGGCGCAAACAGCAAAACAGTATTATATACATCTAATCCatgaaatgaaacgatatCCCGATGTAATGCCATATGCTTGGTTAGCTGCTAAATTAAATCAGCTTCATTTGGATGTTTTTACACATAATTTCACATTAGTATATCCTTTTCAAGAACAACAG TTTACAGGCCAAaatatatatggtattatgagaGCTCCAAGAGCAGCTAGTACAGAAGCAATTGTAGTTAGCGTCCCTTTTAGACCAATTAACAGTATTTATTTGGATACTGCACCTTCTATTGCTCTTCTTCTTGCATTTGCTAAATTTTGTAGAA AACAGAAATACTGGGCAAAGGATATTGTATTCCTAATAACAGAACATGAACAATTAGGAATACAAGCGTGGTTGGATGCATATCATGGAGTTACTAGTGGTAACGAAGGTATACTTGTATCTGGAGATCTTCCTGGTCGTGCTGGCTCCATTCAAACTGCTATTAATTTGGAATTACATTCAATGAAGATTACATCTATTGATGTTAAA GTAGAAGGATTAAATGGTCGATTACCCAATTTAGATCTTTTTAATTTGGCACAAAATATGATAGCCAAGGAAGGAATTCGACAATCATTTCAAAGACGTTTtgatgttaaatataaaaataaatttaactatTGGTGGTATCATTTCAATACACTTCTGATGATGATTACAAGTCAAGCTACTGGAATTCCAACAGGAAATCATGGACTTTTCCATAG GTTCGGTATTGAAGCGATTACTTTGGAAGGTTTTGAAAAGCCTGGTCAACAAAATtctaatggaaatttttatcaaattggTCGTATTGTAGAAAGTATAGTAcgatcgttaaataatttattagaacgTTTTCAtcaatcttattttttttatctgcTTCCATCAACAGATACTTATATTTCTATTG gacTTTATATAAGATCTTTAGTCTTAATTATTGCTGGGATATTTGTAAAAGCATTTTCTATTTGGCAAAGGCTTCAAGTATCCACTTCtgtagaaaataagaaaaataccGTTATTAAACAGTCAAAG GATGATGGATTTGACATTGGCGTTATTATGTCAGAAATATTATGGAGCCATATTTGTGGTGTTGTAATTGCAACATCCCCATTCCCACTTACTTATTTTGgtaaaaaagtaaattctCATACAGAAGACTCTATATATTTTGGTTTTGTTGCAATAACTATCTTAACATTAATATGGCCATTTTATTCTAGAAG gcaaatgaaatataaaaatgcagcTTTAGTTTGTGTGATTGCACTAGTAGAGTTGGGTACTGTATTAATGTGCATAGCAAtgcataatttttctttggCACTTCTGACTGCTGTAATTTATGTACCTTTTGTATTTGTTCTACCAATAACACCAAAACAAAATCTCACCAA ATCACGCAAAATGCTTTCTTTTATGTGGGTTTTTCTACATCCATTTATGATTGCAAGTTTATTCATAATGTGTTACACATACATGTACTTTTTTTCTGATTCCCTCCcctcaattttatttcgaggATATCGTGCTACAAAGCAAGCATTTGTTTTTAGTATCATGGATTCAATGATTTATGGGAATTGgttatataatgtaacagTTTCCACAATGTTTCCTATTTGGTTTATATTTTGGaacattttatgttttaatatagTATGA